Proteins encoded within one genomic window of Pirellulales bacterium:
- a CDS encoding tetratricopeptide repeat protein, translating into MVSLAAVALTTLFLFHEQDDKKVQRWLQPLVVQSAPADQAAVPPNDEGFEARFLALLSAGKQGEAERLLGTELNRYPAALQLVDFLRRGDFKAAHDHKMKNFRAIRPAQRALFLRAACLRSRFDKEIAFQTFTAVLMCGRRTPSSRCAEAMLELDSEQLHKGPPADVDRAFADFEKLADRYPDDVIVRWMLAVQCRTWDRNELGVIAFKKILERWHPGPAIVHQTYANLLDNLGRYDEALPERRLAVALSPAWWTYDGLGNTLDNLSRFAEADAAHAIATRMNPQRALNWSNWAESLNGLGKFDEAIKKSEQALKLNPRDWRAYWMWGRALDGQGKPREALEKCLMASAIISDWVPLNQYIAELNQRLRQ; encoded by the coding sequence TTGGTTTCACTGGCTGCGGTCGCTCTCACGACCCTGTTCCTTTTTCACGAGCAGGACGACAAGAAGGTGCAGCGTTGGCTCCAGCCTCTCGTCGTACAGAGCGCGCCCGCCGATCAAGCGGCAGTACCACCGAATGACGAAGGATTCGAAGCCAGATTCTTGGCGCTCTTATCGGCCGGCAAGCAGGGCGAAGCCGAACGATTGCTCGGCACGGAACTAAACCGTTACCCGGCAGCGTTGCAACTCGTCGATTTTCTTCGGCGCGGCGATTTCAAAGCCGCCCACGATCACAAGATGAAAAACTTCCGGGCGATTCGTCCGGCGCAGCGAGCCCTGTTTCTGCGCGCGGCGTGCTTGCGCAGTCGTTTCGACAAGGAGATCGCCTTTCAGACCTTCACCGCGGTACTGATGTGTGGCCGGCGCACGCCTTCGTCCCGCTGTGCCGAAGCCATGCTCGAGCTCGATTCAGAACAACTTCACAAAGGACCGCCTGCGGATGTGGATCGCGCGTTCGCGGATTTCGAGAAACTAGCCGACCGATATCCCGACGACGTGATCGTTCGCTGGATGCTGGCCGTGCAATGTCGAACCTGGGACCGCAACGAACTGGGGGTCATCGCCTTCAAGAAGATTCTGGAACGCTGGCACCCAGGCCCGGCGATCGTCCATCAGACGTACGCCAACTTGCTGGATAACCTCGGTCGCTACGACGAGGCGCTGCCCGAACGCAGGCTCGCCGTCGCGCTGTCGCCCGCCTGGTGGACCTACGACGGCCTGGGCAATACGCTCGACAACCTCTCGCGCTTTGCCGAGGCCGACGCGGCTCACGCGATTGCCACGCGCATGAATCCGCAACGAGCGCTCAACTGGTCGAACTGGGCCGAATCGCTTAACGGCCTGGGAAAGTTTGACGAGGCCATTAAGAAGAGCGAGCAGGCGCTGAAGCTGAATCCGCGCGACTGGCGCGCCTACTGGATGTGGGGCCGAGCGCTCGACGGCCAGGGAAAGCCCAGAGAGGCGTTGGAAAAATGCCTGATGGCCTCGGCCATAATCTCCGACTGGGTACCACTCAATCAGTACATTGCGGAGTTGAATCAGCGACTGCGGCAATAG